One Azospirillum sp. B510 genomic window carries:
- a CDS encoding demethoxyubiquinone hydroxylase family protein codes for MSETTSSAAVPRTASARGALPGDLPRRDRLARIVRVDHAGEYGAKRIYEGQIAVMGKGRHGKTLRHMADQELIHLEYFEKQLNRRRVRPTLLQPLWHVTGFLLGAGTAILGERAAMACTVAVEEVIERHYEDQLQQLGPDEAELSNSIRKFQAEEVEHRDIGILNEAEQAPAYPVLSAAIKAGTRAVIWVAERV; via the coding sequence GTGAGTGAAACGACCTCTTCCGCCGCTGTTCCGCGGACGGCTTCAGCCCGCGGCGCGCTGCCCGGCGACCTGCCGCGGCGCGACCGGCTGGCCCGCATCGTCCGCGTCGACCATGCCGGCGAATATGGCGCCAAGCGCATCTATGAGGGCCAGATCGCCGTCATGGGCAAGGGCCGCCACGGCAAGACCCTGCGGCACATGGCCGACCAGGAGCTGATCCATCTCGAATATTTCGAAAAGCAGCTGAACCGGCGCCGGGTGCGGCCGACCCTGTTGCAGCCGCTGTGGCATGTCACCGGTTTCCTGCTGGGCGCCGGCACCGCGATCCTGGGCGAGCGGGCGGCGATGGCCTGCACGGTCGCCGTCGAAGAAGTCATCGAACGCCATTACGAGGATCAGCTGCAACAGCTGGGCCCCGATGAGGCGGAGTTGTCGAACAGCATCCGCAAGTTCCAGGCGGAGGAGGTCGAGCACCGCGACATCGGCATCCTCAACGAGGCGGAGCAGGCGCCGGCCTACCCGGTGCTGTCCGCCGCCATCAAGGCCGGCACCAGGGCGGTGATCTGGGTGGCCGAGCGCGTGTGA
- a CDS encoding disulfide bond formation protein B, whose amino-acid sequence MMIQTLLSRVFDDPRIAAPLLALASAGVLLSALFFQFVLGYQPCVLCIMQRWPYVAVMALGLVTWLFRRWRGVGDALLVVSGLALLAGAGIAAYHVGVEQHWWAGTSSCGGSAPANSLEALRAQVLAAPVTRCDEVAWSLFGISMAGYNVVISLALAAYAFIAARIAYTRTPVSRTAL is encoded by the coding sequence ATGATGATCCAAACCCTCCTTTCCCGCGTCTTCGACGATCCCCGCATCGCAGCCCCGCTTCTGGCCCTCGCCAGTGCCGGGGTGCTGCTGTCGGCCCTGTTCTTCCAGTTCGTGCTGGGCTACCAACCCTGCGTGCTGTGCATCATGCAGCGATGGCCCTATGTGGCGGTGATGGCGCTGGGGCTGGTGACCTGGCTGTTTCGCCGCTGGAGGGGGGTGGGCGATGCGCTGCTGGTGGTCAGCGGGCTGGCCCTGCTGGCCGGCGCCGGCATCGCCGCCTATCATGTCGGGGTGGAGCAGCATTGGTGGGCCGGCACCTCGTCCTGTGGCGGCTCGGCGCCGGCCAATTCGCTGGAGGCGTTGCGCGCCCAGGTGCTGGCCGCCCCGGTCACCCGCTGTGACGAGGTGGCGTGGTCGCTGTTCGGGATATCGATGGCGGGCTACAATGTGGTGATCTCGCTGGCGCTGGCGGCCTACGCCTTCATCGCGGCGCGCATCGCCTACACCCGCACCCCGGTGTCGAGGACCGCATTGTGA
- a CDS encoding carboxymuconolactone decarboxylase family protein, whose protein sequence is MHKNWPQMTGELSTAIRELRGGAPDVMKAFSGMAQAALKADALDTKTKELIALGIAVAIRCDGCVAFHAEAAMRQGASRDEVMETMGMAVYMGAGPSVMYAAQAVEAFDQFTAKAAS, encoded by the coding sequence ATGCACAAGAATTGGCCGCAGATGACCGGCGAGCTGTCCACCGCCATCCGGGAACTGCGCGGCGGCGCGCCCGACGTCATGAAGGCCTTTTCCGGAATGGCCCAGGCGGCGCTGAAGGCGGATGCGCTCGACACCAAGACCAAGGAGCTGATCGCGCTCGGCATCGCCGTTGCGATCCGTTGCGACGGCTGCGTCGCCTTCCATGCCGAAGCGGCGATGAGGCAGGGAGCCAGCCGGGACGAGGTGATGGAGACGATGGGGATGGCGGTCTATATGGGGGCGGGGCCGTCGGTGATGTATGCCGCCCAGGCGGTCGAGGCGTTCGACCAGTTCACCGCGAAGGCGGCCAGTTGA